A portion of the Sulfuriferula sp. AH1 genome contains these proteins:
- a CDS encoding TlpA disulfide reductase family protein, which produces MKNICLSILLSLALATSVAQARELKPYQGGATPPLALKDLAGNTHKLEDYRGRVVLVNFWASWCPPCRAEMPSMQRLKEKLAGKPFTILAVDMGETPDVVSAYIKTVHTDFTVLLDSDGHALKSWKVFAFPTSYVIDGTGRIRYALFGSTEWDEAETLQKINDLLPSATP; this is translated from the coding sequence TTGAAGAATATCTGTCTATCAATCCTGCTCAGCCTGGCCCTGGCCACGAGCGTCGCCCAAGCGCGCGAACTCAAGCCTTATCAGGGCGGCGCTACCCCGCCGCTCGCGCTCAAGGATCTCGCCGGCAACACGCACAAGCTCGAGGACTACCGCGGGCGCGTGGTACTGGTTAATTTCTGGGCCAGCTGGTGCCCGCCCTGCCGCGCCGAGATGCCGTCGATGCAGCGCCTGAAGGAGAAGCTAGCCGGCAAGCCCTTCACCATCCTCGCCGTCGACATGGGTGAAACGCCCGATGTCGTCAGCGCCTATATCAAAACCGTCCATACCGACTTTACCGTGCTGCTCGACAGCGACGGCCATGCGCTCAAAAGCTGGAAAGTGTTCGCCTTCCCTACCAGCTACGTGATCGACGGCACCGGCAGGATACGCTATGCGCTGTTCGGCTCAACCGAATGGGATGAAGCGGAGACGCTGCAAAAGATCAACGACCTGCTGCCCTCCGCCACACCCTGA
- a CDS encoding GNAT family N-acetyltransferase has protein sequence MNAPAPAAEISIVAIIADLPAAQWDALTGGNPFLCHAFLAALQESGCATQRTGWQAQFITLWQDDQLIGALPLYLKRHSYGEYVFDWAWAEAYERQGLDYYPKLLCAVPFSPITGLRALGATAGVRATLIQAALQMAQQLEVSSLHCLFPDEMQVREFQQAGMMLRQGVQFHWQNPGYADFDAYLAAMNNDKRKKIKQERRRVRDAGISFTHHTGQNITSAHWAFFVRCYDSTYIQHRSTPYLNLDFFQRIGITMPDNVLLIIAWRDGQPIASALNIYTPDTLYGRYWGALEYHPGLHFETCYYQTIEFCIAEKIAVFEGGAQGEHKIARGFLPVTTWSAHWLAHPRFSRAVEDFLARETEGMSRYTDELNEHNPFKQLPSD, from the coding sequence ATGAATGCACCCGCTCCTGCTGCTGAAATCAGCATAGTCGCTATCATCGCCGACCTTCCTGCGGCCCAGTGGGACGCGCTGACCGGCGGCAACCCGTTTCTGTGCCACGCATTCCTGGCGGCATTGCAGGAATCGGGCTGCGCGACCCAGCGCACGGGATGGCAGGCGCAATTTATCACGCTGTGGCAGGACGACCAACTGATCGGTGCGCTGCCGCTTTATCTCAAGCGCCACTCCTACGGCGAATATGTGTTCGATTGGGCCTGGGCGGAAGCGTACGAACGCCAGGGACTGGACTATTATCCCAAGCTGCTGTGCGCCGTGCCCTTCAGCCCGATTACCGGTCTGCGTGCACTTGGCGCGACAGCGGGGGTCCGTGCCACGCTGATTCAGGCCGCCCTGCAGATGGCGCAACAACTGGAGGTATCCTCTCTGCACTGCCTGTTCCCCGACGAGATGCAAGTCCGGGAATTTCAGCAGGCGGGCATGATGTTGCGCCAGGGTGTGCAGTTCCACTGGCAGAATCCGGGCTATGCCGATTTCGACGCCTATCTGGCGGCAATGAACAACGACAAGCGCAAGAAGATCAAGCAGGAACGCCGCCGCGTGCGCGATGCCGGCATCAGCTTTACCCATCACACCGGTCAGAACATTACGTCTGCGCACTGGGCGTTTTTCGTGCGCTGCTACGACAGCACTTATATCCAGCACCGCTCGACGCCGTATCTGAATCTGGATTTCTTCCAGCGCATCGGCATCACCATGCCGGACAATGTGCTGCTGATCATCGCCTGGCGCGACGGCCAGCCTATCGCCAGCGCGCTCAATATCTACACGCCGGACACTCTGTATGGCCGCTACTGGGGCGCGCTGGAATACCATCCCGGCCTGCATTTCGAGACCTGTTACTATCAGACGATAGAATTCTGCATCGCCGAAAAAATCGCGGTATTTGAAGGCGGCGCGCAAGGTGAACACAAGATTGCCCGCGGCTTTCTACCAGTCACCACCTGGTCAGCACATTGGCTGGCACACCCCCGATTCAGTCGCGCGGTGGAAGATTTTCTGGCGCGGGAAACCGAAGGCATGTCTCGTTACACCGATGAGCTCAATGAGCACAATCCGTTCAAGCAGCTGCCGTCAGACTGA